GCCCCGTCCTTCCGGCCAGGCGACGACCGTGGAGATCCCGATGGCCGCCGTCCGCCCGCTGCCATCGAGGCTCCGCCGCGCGGGGATCGAACACCGCCAGTACCGGCCTTCCATCTCGAGCCGCTCCGCCGTGTTCAGCGAGTCGAAGTACCACCCCTCGCGGCAGTCCAGGCAAAGCCGTGGTTCCACCCGCAGCCGCAGCATCGCGTAGACAGGGCCGTTGAAAGCCTGCCGGCCGGCGAAGAGTGGATGCAACTCTCCCGCCGGATCCGTCCCTGCGCAAAGACGGCCCAGCACGGACTCCGGCGCGCGCCACTGCCTCCGCGGCGCGGGGAACAGCAGCGGCGCCCGCGCCACGGCAGGACTCCGCGTTGGCCCGGCATCCGGCATTGCTTCCAGCTTCGCTCACCCGGGCGCACGCCGGGGCGCAGCGGGGCTCAACTTTCCCCCCTGTTCTGCCGATGGGAACAGGGGAAGGCCATGTGGAACACGGCTCTGCTCTGGCTGGCATGCGGGTCGCTGTTCTCGTGCGAGACCGCGCCCGCACGGGAGCGCGTCTGGCTGCGCGCCGCGCAGGGCGACGTGGAGGTGCTCACGACGGACAGCCCCCGCACCGCGCAGCGCGTGCTTGGAGAGCTGGAAGCCTTGCGCCGGGCCGTGGAAGAAACGGCCCCCTGGCTGGCCAACGCCTCGGCGCCTCTGCGAGTTGTCGTGTTCTCGGGAGAAGAGGAATTCTCGGCCTACCGCATCAATGCGCACTCGCCCGCCTATTTCGCTGGCGGCCCGGAGTGGTCCGTGATTGTGCTGGCGAGGGCGGATGATGCGGCGGCCGTCTCGCTGCGGCATGAGTTCATCCATTTTCTTCTCCGCTCGAGCGGCCGCAGGCTGCCCCTGTGGCTCGAAGAAGGGCTCGCCGACGCCCTCTCGCCGCTGCCGAAGAACGAAGCCGCACGCCGCGTCCGCATGCTGCGCGAAGGCCGCCTGATGCCCTGGCAGGAAGTGTTCCGGACGGCGCCCGGCGCTGCGCTGTATCAGGATTGGGAGCAGGCGCGGCTGTTCTACGCGCAGAGCTGGGCGCTGGCCGAAGCGCTGATCCACAGCGCTGAAGGCAGGGTTTCATCGGCTCATCTGGAGGATTGGGCTGGTATCGGAGGTTCGGAGGAGGAAGTGGCGCAGGCGCTGCTTCGGAGGTTTCTGCGGAAGCCGCGTCCCGTGGGCCGGAACTGGAGGCTGGCCCGGCGGGAGTCCGGCTTCCCTGCAGCGCCTGCGCCCGCAAGCCTTGTATGGACCGTTCTCGGACGCCTTTCGCTGCAGCTCGGCCGGCTGGATGCGGCCGAAGAGCAGCTGCGCAGGGCCGCCCTCCTGTCACCCGAGCCGCTGCCCTGGCTCGGCGACCTCGAGTATCGCCGGGGGCGGCTCGAACAGGCCCGCGCCGCCTGGCGGCTCGCCATGGCGCGCGACGCCGCCGATGTCCGCACCTTGCTGCGCCTGGCCGTCCTTGAGCAGGATCTGCCCGGTGGCGAAATGACGCCGGTGCTCGAGAAGATCCTGGAAAAGGATCCGGGCCAGGAAGAGGCCCGCCTTGCGCTCGCCTCCCAGTACATCCGCCGCGGCCGCTGGGCCGAGGCCCGCCAGTGCCTGCTCGAGGTTCGCAGCGCCCCGCCCCGCTGGGCCGACTTCTACCGTCAGGCCCTCGCCCTGGTTCGCTCCACGAACTGACGCCCTGCGGGATGTCGCGCCTTCCTGTTCCGCCCGGTCACGGTGAAGAAAGCCGGCGCGCGCGCGGGCGCCAGCCCCGCGCGCCGGCAGAAATGACAATCGGAGCGGTTGAATCGCACAGACCGCCATTTCCGGCGCGCCCGAAGCTCGGCCTCCAGGCGCGGAAAAACCGTCCCTCGGGCGGCAGCTGTCATCCATGCTGATGTCAGGCAAGGTTCGGAGGCCCTTCAGGCCGCAGACTGCGTGTTCCCGCTCCCGGCAGGCAGACTGGGCGTCCGGCGGGGAAGGACGGGCCGGGAGTGATATGGTTGAAGCAGAGACCGTTCAGCGCCGATGGGTTATTCCTATCCCAACCGAATGCCAGGGCCGCCGTCGATGTTCCGGGTCACGCCCGGGGTGCGCTGGCTGCTGATCGCCAACGCGGTCTGCTTCGTCGTCTACTTTCTGGCGGCGCGCACCGAGCTGGGCTCTCTGCTGTCGCATCTGGCGCTGTCGCCGCGCGCCGTGCTGACGCAGTTTTCGCTGTGGCAGCTGGTGACCTACATGTTCCTCCACAGCCCTCTGGGTTTCGGCCACATCCTGATGAACATGCTGGCGTTGTGGATGTTCGGCGGACCGCTGGAAGACACCTGGGGCACGCGGCGGTTCCTGCACTTTTATTTCTTCTGCGGCATCGGCGCCGGCGTCTGCGTGGTCGTGATGAACACGCTCGCCGGGTCGATGGACACGCGCACGATCGGCGCGTCCGGCGCGGTGTACGGCATCCTGATCGCATTCGGCATCCTGTTCCCGCGGGCCATCATTTACCTGTTCCTGATGTTTCCGATCGAGGCGCGCTGGTTCGTGCTCATTCTGGGCGCGATCGTGTTCCTCAGCGCGATTGGCGACGCGGGCGGCGGAGTCAGCCATTTCGCCCACCTGGGCGGGCTGCTGTTCGGCTATTTGTGGCTCCGTTTCTACGGAAAGGCGCGTCCGGTCCGTGCGCGGAGCGGACCCGGTCTGATCGCCACGATCGAGAACCGGTACCGCGAATGGAAAATCCGGCGGGCGAAGAAGCGGTTTCAGGTGTATCTGAAGAAGCACGGCGCCACGCGCAGCGACGACTGGGATCAGCCGGTGCACTGAGTCAGGCAACCGCACCTGCCCGCCGCGCCGTCATATTGTGTAGAGGGAGGGATGGAAGCGATGAGGCTTCTCCGATTGCTCGTGCCGTTGGCAGCCGTTCTGCTGATTGCGGCGCCTTCCGTGTTGCTGCCGCAGGCCGGCCCGAAGAAAGAAACGGGCGATACTGTGGCGCGGCCGAAGAAGAAGGCGCCTGCGGAAACCGAGGCCGAGCAGGAAGGCGAGAAGATCCCCTCGAGGCTCCGCAAGAAAGCCGAAGAAGGCCCCGTGGAAGGTCCTACCTTCCGCAGCGATGTCTGGACGGTGAACGTCGATGTCGCCGTGCTCGACAACCGCGGCCGCTTCATCCCGAACATCCCGCAACAGGCGTTCCGCGTGCTGGAAGACGGCGTGCCGCAGCGTGTCATCAGCTTCGGCACGGGCGAGCAGCCGATTACGCTGGCCATGGTGATCGAGTTCAGCGGCCTGTTCCAGCAGTTCTGGTCATTCGGCTGGCAGGAGACGCTCACCGCCACCTACGGTTTTGTCCAGACGCTGAAGCCCGAGGACATGATCGCGGTGGTCGCTTTCGATCTGCGGCCCGAGATTCTGAGCGATTTCAGCAACAACCGCCAGGAGACGTATGAAGCCCTGGCCCGTCTCCGCGTGCCTGGCTTTTCGGAGTCGAACCTGTACGACGCGCTGACCGAAGTGGCCGACCGCATGAGCGACATCGAGGGACGCAAGGCCATCCTGTACATCGGCAGCGGCATGGACACGTTCTCGAAAATCACCTTCGACCAGTGCCGCCGCAAGCTCCAGACGGCGGGCGTGCCCATCTACGCTCTCGGCACGCTGCAGGCGCTGCGCGAGTGGTACGACGCGCGCGGCTGGCTGGGACCGATCGCGCGCCTCGACTTCCTGCAGGCGGACAACCAGCTGCGCACGTTCGCCCGCGAGACGGGCGGCTTCGCCTGGTTCCCGCGCTTCTTCGGCGAATATGGCGGCATTTTCCGCCAGATCAATGAAGCGCTGCGCAACACCTACTCGCTCGCCTACCAGCCGACCAACGTCGCCCGCGACGGCAAGCAGCGCAAGATCAAGGTGGAGCTGGTCGGCGAGGGCGGCCAGCCGCTGCGCGTGGTCGACGAGCGCAACAGGCCGATCAAGTACCAGATCATCCACAAGACCGGCTACACGGCGCCGCGCGAAGTCGAGTGAGAGGAACACAGCCCCTGCGCGAAGTCAAGAACTAAATCCAGCGCTGCAAGAACGCCTTAGCGGCGCATTGACACCCGCTTCACGAGTCTGTTACTTTCGCTTTGGTTTTCGCGCATGACCCTGCGGAAAAGCAATCCTCCTCCCATTCCTGCCCGCATTCTTCTTGTTGACGACAACCGTTCAGGGCTGGCCGCGCGCAAGGCGATTCTGGCCGAGCTGGGATACACGGTGGACTGTGCGGAAGACGGAGCCAGCGGACTGAGGCTGTTCGAGAAACACAACTACGACCTGGTCGTCACCGATTTCCGGATGCCCGACATGGACGGCGCGCGCCTGATCAGCGAACTGCGCAGGCGCAAGCCGGACGCGCTGATCGTTCTGCTGTCGGGATTCGTCGAGGCTCTTGGACTCAACGAGCACAACACGGGCGCCGATACCGTCATCATGAAGAACTCGCGCGAAGTGCAGCACCTGACGAGCGCAGTGAACCGGCTGCTGCGCGCTGCGCGCAAGCCGCCCGGCAGGGAGACAGCGCCGGCGCAGAATGCGCCGAAGGCGAAAAAGGCCTGACAATCTCCGTTCCTGCAGGACCGGACGCTGCGCTAGCCTGAGTGTGTGTTCCGACTGTTGCCGGCTTTTCTCGTCTGCGTCCTGTCGATCCCCTGCGCCGGGCAGCCGAAGGCGGGGCAGCTGAAAGCGAAAGCGGCTGCCGATCCCGCCCGGCAATGGCTCGAGTCCCTCTCGCCTGCGGAGCGCGTGGCGCAGCTCGTCATGATCCCTTTCTACGGCGACGCCCCCAATCCGCGCAGCCGGACGTGGCGCGAGTATGAGTCGCTCGTGCGCGAGCTGGGCGTGGGCGGGCTGATCGTGCTCAACCGAGTGCGCGACGGCGTCGTGGAACGCGCCGACCCGTATCAGATGGCCGCGTTCCTGAACCGCATGCAGCGGCTGGCGCGCCTGCCGCTGATCGTGGCGGGCGATTTCGAGCGCGGCGCCAGCATGCGGATGACGTCCACCGTGCCCTTCCCGCACGCGATGGCGTACGCTGCCGCGGACGACGAGGAGGGTGTGCGCCGCCTCGGCCTTGCCACGGCGCGCGAGGCGCGCGCCATGGGAGTGCACTGGATCTTCGCGCCTGACGCCGACGTCAACAACAATCCCGACAACCCGATCATCAACATCCGGTCCTTTGGCGAGGATCCGCAACAGGTGGCGCGGCTGGTGCGCGCCTTTATCGAAGGAGCGCATTCGGATCCTGCGCAGCGCGTGCTTGTCACCGTCAAGCACTTTCCCGGACATGGCGATACTTCCACCGACAGCCACATCGGCCTGGGCGTTGTCGAAGCCTCCCGGGAACGGCTCGAACAGGTGGAACTGGTGCCCTTCCGCGCCGCCATCGATGCCGGCGTGGACGCGATCATGACCGCGCATCTGGCGGTGCCGGCTCTCGAGCCGGAGCGCATTCCGGCGACAGTCTCGCGGCGCATCATGACGGGACTGCTGCGCGAGCAGCTCGGCTTCCGGGGCATTCTCACCACCGACGCCATGGACATGCAGGGGCTGGCGCAGATGTTTCCGCCGGGCGAGGCGGCCGTGCGGGCGCTGGAAGCGGGCAACGATCTTCTGCTGATTCCGCAGGACCCGCGAGCGGCCGTGCGCGGCGTGATGGAAGCGCTCCGCAAGGGGCGCATCACGCAGGCGCGGATCGACCGGTCCGTCCTGAAAATTCTCCGCGCCAAGGTCCGCCTGGGCCTGGCCGTCCGCCGCGAAGTCCGCATCGAGCACATCCCGGACGCGCTGCTCGATCCGGACGATCAGACGGCCGCGCGGGCGGCGGCGCAGCGCGCCGTCACGCTGGTCAAAAATGAAAACAATCTGATTCCGCTGAAAAACCGCGACAATTCCTGCTGGTTTATTCTCTCCGGAAGCCGGTTTTCCACGCAGGGCCTCGGATTGATGGATGAATTGCGCTCCCGCCGCATCAGGAATGCCACGCTGCTCGACCCGCAACTGCCCGAATCGGAATTCGCGGCGCACGCCGAAAGATCGGCCGCGTGCGAGGCGGTGGTTCTGGCTGCGTATGTCACGGCCTCGGCCTACCGCGGCAACGTCGATCTGGCGGGAAACTATCCTGCTTTCGTCAAGGCGCTGCTGGAAAGCGGCCGCAAGGTGATCTTCATCGCCCTGGGCAATCCCTATCTGCTCCGGACATACCCGGACGCGGCCGCCTACCTGGCCACGTTCAGCACGGCGAGGGTGAGCGAAGAGGCCGCGGTACGGGCGGTTCTTGGCGAGGCGGCGGTCACGGGCAGGCTTCCAGTGACAATTCCGGGCTTGGCACCGGCGGGTTTCGGGATCAAGATAGAGAAGCCGGACTGATTCGCCGAAGGAGGTTCTCATGGCTTTCCGGATTCGCTCGCTCGCCTTCGACGAAGGCGGATGGATCCCCGCCCGCCACACGGGAGAAGGAGAAGATCTCAGCCCTGCTCTGGAGTGGCAGGATATTCCGCCGGGCACGCGCAGCCTTGCGCTGGTCGTGGACGACCCCGATGCGCCGGGAGGAGTCTGGACGCACTGGATCCTGTGGGACATTCCGCTCACCGAGACGGGACTGGCGGAAGGATTCGTGCCAGGGCGGCTCGGCATCAGCGGCGTCAACGATTTCGGCAAAGAGGGCTACAACGGCCCCATGCCGCCGCGCGGCCACGGCCCGCACCGCTATTTCTTCCGGCTCTACGCGCTCGACACCCGCCACCTGATGGTGTCCAGCGGCGTCAAGCGCCACGAATTCGACAAGGCCCTGCGCGGCCACATCATCGACGAAACGGCCACCATGGGCCGCTACGAGCGCAAGTAAGACCCGCCGCCGGCGTGCATAGAATAGTGGCATGACCGGCATCACCTGGCTTGGACACGGCACATTCGAACTGGTTCTCGACAACGGCCAGACGGTCGTCATCGACCCCTGGGTCAACGGCAATCCTTCCTACCCCGCCGGACGCGATTTCACGCGCATCGACACGATGCTGATCACGCACGGCCACTTCGATCACGTCAACGACGCCGTTGCGCTGGCGCAGCGGTTCAAGCCGCAGGTGATCTCGAATTTCGAGATCTGCACCTGGCTCGAGTCGAAGGGCGTGGAGAACACGTCGGCGATGAACAAGGGCGGTACGCAGCAGGCGGGCGCCTTGCGCGTGACGATGACCGACGCGAAGCACTCTTCGGGAATTCTCGACGACGGAAAATTCGTCTATGGCGGCGAACCTGCCGGCTATGTGCTGCACTTTCCCGACGGACGCCGGGCGTATTTCGCGGGCGACACCGCCGTGTTTGGCGACATGGCGCTGATCGCCGAACTGTACCAGCCGGAGCTCGCGTTTCTTCCGATCGGCGATCATTTCACGATGGGTCCGCAGCAGGCGTCGCTGGCAGCCCGCCTGGTGAAGGCGCGTACGGTGATTCCCATGCACTTCGGCACGTTCCCGATTCTGGCGGGGCGGCCTGCAGAGCTGGCCGAGCTTCTCCAGGGCTCCGAAATCCGCGTCTGGGAGCTGGAAATCGGCAAGACTGTCGAGTGGTGAAAAAAGGGGACAGGAACACAATTCCCCTTTTTTGTTGGCTTGCTAAAGAGCGCTGCGGCTGGCACGGGATGCTGAATCAGCCGGGTTCCGCGGCCATCGTCCGCCGGCGGGGGCGCGGTCTGCGGTGCACGGGGCCTCTTGTGGCGCGGTTCCCCGGAGCGCATCACGCGCCGCAAGCCGGATGGCTCTGATGACAATGGAAGGCGACGGAAGGCTGAGAGGAAGGGGATTCGGCTTTTCGGGTTTGCGCAGAGACACTTCGGGTGCGGGAAGTGGAGAAAGTCGAGGCGGGGCGAAGGGGTTGATGCAGGCGGGCGCGGCGCCGGATCCATTCGAGGAGTCCGGCGCCGTTAGCCTCGCGCGTGTCAACCGGAACGCGCCGATGCGCAGCCCGGCCGCGTGTCCGCCCTCCGTCGAGGCGCGGCACCGAATGGGCCGTATTGGTTCAGTCTCATCAGGTCTTACCTTGGGACATCCGCTATCCTGCCGCCGAAGCGACGAGGCTGCCTGGAATGGAGAAAGCCGCCGAAGCAGCCGCCCTACCAGGCAGTCCGGTTCGAAGCGGGGGGACTCTGGCCAGAGATTCGTATCCCCGCACCAGAGAGTATTGCACGGCCGCGCAAACACGGAGGGGCCAAGTGATTGATTCCATGGGAAACATCGTTTGTGACGGGAGTTGCGGAAAAGAGCCGTCCGCAGGTTCTCCCTCTGCTTCCTGAATCCCCTTGGATTGGGGAACAGCTCGAATTGTATGCTCTGTCCCCGCGGCTCCGGGACACAGCGCTGCGTGCCAGGGCGGTTTCCGGCGGAAAATGACGAAACCGGGCGGGCTCAAAGGGCGGGTATCCGGGGATTCCTGATGTGGCCAGAGCCGGTTTCCCGGCAGCCCTTGCGCTCTCCACTGGCGTGCGCAAGGAAAAGAGCGGCGCCGGGAATCAGGGGGAGGAACGGCCGCTTCCGGAACAACCGCAGCTGCATGAAAAGGATCGGTTTCTCTGGGTGTCTCCGCGCCCGTGCCGGATTGTCCTGTGGATGAGAGCCGTGGACATACCGCTCCGCCCCTCAGGCTTGGGGACAGAGCGCTCCATTCAGGCTGTCCCCGATTCCCATGGCGGGAAGAGCCGGCTCAGCCGCACTCTTTCTGCGCAAGTGCGGAAGCCCCTTAAGATGCTTCATGGGGCCGGCGAAATCGGCTGGCAGCGCCCAGCGCCAGCAGACCGGCCCCGATCAGCGCCATGGTGCCGGGTTCAGGGATCTCGCCGCCGCCACCACCGCCGTTGTCGAGGCCGACCACGCGATTGCCCTCCACGTTCATCCCGTAAATGACCGCCGAGTAGCCTTCGGGCAGGTTGAACACGGCACCCTCCAGCGGGAAATACAGAGTGTTCGAGGCATTTGCGAATCCGTATGCGTCGCCGAACTGACCGACCCAGGCCTGAAGACCCATGTAAAAGTTTAACGGCCGGTTTACCGGCACAGTTGCCTGCAGCGTGGTGGCCCGGCAGCGGATGCAGGCGCCGGGCAGGTAGTTGCTGGGGCTGGAAAGATTGCTGGAATACCAGTAGGATAAGCCGTCCGGTCCGTTGGAAATTTCCCCGAACTCGATGAAATACCATCCTGCATACTCGAGACTGAGTTCTGCGCGGATAAAGCGCCCGCTGTAGCCTGGCGTCGATCCGCCTCCCACGCTTCCCGATAGCACGAAGTTCAATGAGATCGGAACATCGGGACTTCCCGGCGGCCCGATGATCATGTACTGAGTAGCGACGTTTGCGCTTGCGGCAAAGCCGCCTGCACTGGCGCAGCAGTAATGGTAGCCCTCGGCGTTGGCGTGCAGTCCATGGCCATTGGCCTGCGCGTTCGCCGATCCGTAACTCCATCCTCCGGAGCAGTCACTCCGGCTCGTGGCTACATTCTGAGCGCCCAGACCGGAGCCAAAGTCGTTCGTGCAGCCGGCCGCTGCCGCGGTGAAGATGGCAGCTTCGGCGGAAACGGCGCCGCCGAGTGCCAGGACCAGCAGCAGCGCCGCCATGCGCAGCCAGGCGGGCCAGGCGCGTGCATCGGCGGACGGCCCGTCGCCGCGGGATGCGGCAGCCCTGCTCCTGATGACGCCAAAGCGGCCGTGAGCTGCCGTCCTGTCCCCTGTGCTCC
This DNA window, taken from Bryobacteraceae bacterium, encodes the following:
- a CDS encoding rhomboid family intramembrane serine protease — protein: MFRVTPGVRWLLIANAVCFVVYFLAARTELGSLLSHLALSPRAVLTQFSLWQLVTYMFLHSPLGFGHILMNMLALWMFGGPLEDTWGTRRFLHFYFFCGIGAGVCVVVMNTLAGSMDTRTIGASGAVYGILIAFGILFPRAIIYLFLMFPIEARWFVLILGAIVFLSAIGDAGGGVSHFAHLGGLLFGYLWLRFYGKARPVRARSGPGLIATIENRYREWKIRRAKKRFQVYLKKHGATRSDDWDQPVH
- a CDS encoding UPF0098 protein translates to MAFRIRSLAFDEGGWIPARHTGEGEDLSPALEWQDIPPGTRSLALVVDDPDAPGGVWTHWILWDIPLTETGLAEGFVPGRLGISGVNDFGKEGYNGPMPPRGHGPHRYFFRLYALDTRHLMVSSGVKRHEFDKALRGHIIDETATMGRYERK
- a CDS encoding UPF0173 metal-dependent hydrolase; protein product: MTGITWLGHGTFELVLDNGQTVVIDPWVNGNPSYPAGRDFTRIDTMLITHGHFDHVNDAVALAQRFKPQVISNFEICTWLESKGVENTSAMNKGGTQQAGALRVTMTDAKHSSGILDDGKFVYGGEPAGYVLHFPDGRRAYFAGDTAVFGDMALIAELYQPELAFLPIGDHFTMGPQQASLAARLVKARTVIPMHFGTFPILAGRPAELAELLQGSEIRVWELEIGKTVEW